In the Hordeum vulgare subsp. vulgare chromosome 7H, MorexV3_pseudomolecules_assembly, whole genome shotgun sequence genome, one interval contains:
- the LOC123411629 gene encoding uncharacterized protein LOC123411629 isoform X3, which produces MSSTSCLAPPPLRLPCRRVRLPPPSAAVGATVAAERPSLRFKPRGAAPTKVLDFVEFGDKRLQILRVMCGWRLVHISCFRQEQDVSTSDDGINFEYNEQAEISEDSDLKEEDGGSPNRDDQNYVNGYWFDRAQKMKENLQETIFRFWNGRWAVPWTGQTIAQRKVTIMVW; this is translated from the exons ATGTCGTCCACCTCCtgcctagcccctccccctctgcGGCTCCCCTGCCGTAGGGTTAGGCTCCCACCTCCCTCCGCCGCCGTCGGCGCCACCGTCGCCGCCGAGAGGCCATCACTCAGGTTTAAGCCTCGCGGGGCTGCTCCCACCAAG GTGCTCGACTTTGTGGAATTTGGCGACAAACGGCTACAGATTTTGCGAGTCATGTGT GGATGGAGGCTGGTTCACATCTCATGCTTCAGGCAGGAGCAAGACGTGTCAACATCTGATGATGGCATCAATTTCGAGTACAATGAGCAGGCAGAGATCTCAGAGGACTCTGACCTGAAGGAGGAAGATGGTGGAAGCCCCAACAGGGATGATCAGAATTATGTAAATGGATACTGGTTTGATAGAGCGCAGAAG ATGAAGGAAAATCTTCAGGAAACAATTTTCAGATTTTGGAATGGGCGCTGGGCGGTACCTTGGACTGGACAAACAATTGCCCAG AGGAAGGTGACAATTATGGTCTGGTAG
- the LOC123411629 gene encoding uncharacterized protein LOC123411629 isoform X1 encodes MSSTSCLAPPPLRLPCRRVRLPPPSAAVGATVAAERPSLRFKPRGAAPTKVLDFVEFGDKRLQILRVMCGWRLVHISCFRQEQDVSTSDDGINFEYNEQAEISEDSDLKEEDGGSPNRDDQNYVNGYWFDRAQKMKENLQETIFRFWNGRWAVPWTGQTIAQVMFLWIATFWLVGSWIVPFLAHAAGFSKETLTHRGQALYSLVTDITEGLAGIAILHQCLGRFRPLPPGWFEFKLKGKWHWDVVLGCLLFPLVNLLSHINISLVHMSSGPVAGVSGVEQSIVARDPVAMALYAVVVTVCAPIWEEIVFRGFLLPSLTRYMPLPWSILLSAAAFALAHFNVQRVLPLIFLGVVMGGVFARSRNLLASIVLHSLWNGFVFLDLMK; translated from the exons ATGTCGTCCACCTCCtgcctagcccctccccctctgcGGCTCCCCTGCCGTAGGGTTAGGCTCCCACCTCCCTCCGCCGCCGTCGGCGCCACCGTCGCCGCCGAGAGGCCATCACTCAGGTTTAAGCCTCGCGGGGCTGCTCCCACCAAG GTGCTCGACTTTGTGGAATTTGGCGACAAACGGCTACAGATTTTGCGAGTCATGTGT GGATGGAGGCTGGTTCACATCTCATGCTTCAGGCAGGAGCAAGACGTGTCAACATCTGATGATGGCATCAATTTCGAGTACAATGAGCAGGCAGAGATCTCAGAGGACTCTGACCTGAAGGAGGAAGATGGTGGAAGCCCCAACAGGGATGATCAGAATTATGTAAATGGATACTGGTTTGATAGAGCGCAGAAG ATGAAGGAAAATCTTCAGGAAACAATTTTCAGATTTTGGAATGGGCGCTGGGCGGTACCTTGGACTGGACAAACAATTGCCCAG GTCATGTTTTTGTGGATTGCGACATTTTGGCTTGTGGGTTCCTGGATAGTGCCGTTCTTGGCTCATGCAGCTGGCTTTAGCAAGGAAACATTGACGCACAGAGGCCAAGCGTTATATAGCCTCGTGACGGACATAACTGAAGGCCTTGCTGGGATTGCTATCCTTCACCAGTGCCTTGGTAGGTTCCGCCCCCTTCCTCCAGGCTGGTTTGAGTTCAAATTGAAGGGCAAATGGCATTGGGATGTAGTGTTGGGGTGCCTGTTATTTCCACTGGTGAATTTGCTTTCTCACATCAACATCAGCCTAGTTCATATGTCATCAGGGCCAGTTGCCGGGGTATCCGGTGTAGAGCAATCCATTGTGGCCCGTGACCCGGTGGCAATGGCCTTGTATGCAGTGGTAGTCACTGTATGTGCACCAATATGGGAAGAGATTGTGTTCCGTGGTTTCCTCCTCCCATCTCTAACGCGATACATGCCTCTTCCATGGTCGATCTTGCTAAGTGCCGCAGCGTTTGCACTGGCGCACTTCAACGTGCAAAGGGTGTTGCCGTTAATATTTCTTGGGGTTGTGATGGGAGGTGTCTTTGCCAGATCACGCAACCTATTGGCATCGATCGTGCTCCATAGCCTTTGGAACGGTTTTGTATTCCTGGATTTGATGAAGTGa
- the LOC123411629 gene encoding uncharacterized protein LOC123411629 isoform X2, with protein sequence MSSTSCLAPPPLRLPCRRVRLPPPSAAVGATVAAERPSLRFKPRGAAPTKGWRLVHISCFRQEQDVSTSDDGINFEYNEQAEISEDSDLKEEDGGSPNRDDQNYVNGYWFDRAQKMKENLQETIFRFWNGRWAVPWTGQTIAQVMFLWIATFWLVGSWIVPFLAHAAGFSKETLTHRGQALYSLVTDITEGLAGIAILHQCLGRFRPLPPGWFEFKLKGKWHWDVVLGCLLFPLVNLLSHINISLVHMSSGPVAGVSGVEQSIVARDPVAMALYAVVVTVCAPIWEEIVFRGFLLPSLTRYMPLPWSILLSAAAFALAHFNVQRVLPLIFLGVVMGGVFARSRNLLASIVLHSLWNGFVFLDLMK encoded by the exons ATGTCGTCCACCTCCtgcctagcccctccccctctgcGGCTCCCCTGCCGTAGGGTTAGGCTCCCACCTCCCTCCGCCGCCGTCGGCGCCACCGTCGCCGCCGAGAGGCCATCACTCAGGTTTAAGCCTCGCGGGGCTGCTCCCACCAAG GGATGGAGGCTGGTTCACATCTCATGCTTCAGGCAGGAGCAAGACGTGTCAACATCTGATGATGGCATCAATTTCGAGTACAATGAGCAGGCAGAGATCTCAGAGGACTCTGACCTGAAGGAGGAAGATGGTGGAAGCCCCAACAGGGATGATCAGAATTATGTAAATGGATACTGGTTTGATAGAGCGCAGAAG ATGAAGGAAAATCTTCAGGAAACAATTTTCAGATTTTGGAATGGGCGCTGGGCGGTACCTTGGACTGGACAAACAATTGCCCAG GTCATGTTTTTGTGGATTGCGACATTTTGGCTTGTGGGTTCCTGGATAGTGCCGTTCTTGGCTCATGCAGCTGGCTTTAGCAAGGAAACATTGACGCACAGAGGCCAAGCGTTATATAGCCTCGTGACGGACATAACTGAAGGCCTTGCTGGGATTGCTATCCTTCACCAGTGCCTTGGTAGGTTCCGCCCCCTTCCTCCAGGCTGGTTTGAGTTCAAATTGAAGGGCAAATGGCATTGGGATGTAGTGTTGGGGTGCCTGTTATTTCCACTGGTGAATTTGCTTTCTCACATCAACATCAGCCTAGTTCATATGTCATCAGGGCCAGTTGCCGGGGTATCCGGTGTAGAGCAATCCATTGTGGCCCGTGACCCGGTGGCAATGGCCTTGTATGCAGTGGTAGTCACTGTATGTGCACCAATATGGGAAGAGATTGTGTTCCGTGGTTTCCTCCTCCCATCTCTAACGCGATACATGCCTCTTCCATGGTCGATCTTGCTAAGTGCCGCAGCGTTTGCACTGGCGCACTTCAACGTGCAAAGGGTGTTGCCGTTAATATTTCTTGGGGTTGTGATGGGAGGTGTCTTTGCCAGATCACGCAACCTATTGGCATCGATCGTGCTCCATAGCCTTTGGAACGGTTTTGTATTCCTGGATTTGATGAAGTGa